The Sediminispirochaeta smaragdinae DSM 11293 genome has a segment encoding these proteins:
- a CDS encoding DUF1611 domain-containing protein, with product MAEKSGFDGNAVVYCEGFFNTPYGKTAHGLVRFTKRYKVVALLDSRYAGRDAGLILDRKANGIPIYERLSHAREAAEKSGTPLTHFVIGLAPDGGALSESARAAVLEAVSAGLCVDSGLHSFLSDDPEIAALAKKNGVTLRDIRKTPERKYLHPFTGRISEVESYRIALLGTDSAVGKRTTAWKVKDALDAADIDTAFIGTGQTAWLQGARYSLIMDSLINDFVAGEIEHAILSAWDAEHPRAMVIEGQGSLMNPIYPGGFEILAAGRPQAVVLQHAPARKEYDGLPGYPLHSLETQIQAIEMLSGCPVVAITINHEGLEPEAVPSICEEIAAATGLPTADPLLQKLDALVDLFKGRIV from the coding sequence ATGGCTGAAAAAAGCGGTTTCGACGGCAATGCCGTTGTTTATTGCGAAGGCTTTTTTAATACCCCTTACGGTAAAACGGCCCATGGTTTAGTTCGTTTTACCAAGCGCTACAAGGTAGTCGCTCTCCTTGATAGCCGCTATGCCGGACGTGATGCCGGCTTGATACTCGATCGGAAGGCAAACGGCATTCCAATCTATGAAAGGCTTTCCCATGCACGGGAAGCGGCAGAAAAAAGCGGAACACCCCTCACCCATTTTGTGATTGGCCTCGCTCCCGATGGGGGTGCCCTTTCCGAGAGTGCAAGAGCAGCGGTACTTGAGGCTGTCTCGGCCGGGCTCTGCGTTGATTCCGGACTCCACAGCTTTTTGTCGGATGATCCCGAAATCGCGGCTCTTGCGAAGAAAAACGGGGTTACACTCCGGGATATTCGAAAGACCCCCGAACGGAAATACCTGCATCCCTTTACCGGTCGTATATCCGAGGTTGAGAGCTATCGGATTGCTCTGCTAGGAACGGACTCTGCGGTGGGAAAGCGAACCACGGCATGGAAGGTGAAAGACGCCTTGGATGCTGCGGATATCGATACCGCCTTCATAGGAACCGGCCAAACGGCTTGGCTCCAGGGGGCTCGTTATTCACTCATTATGGATAGCCTTATCAATGACTTTGTTGCCGGAGAAATCGAACATGCCATTCTTTCTGCCTGGGATGCCGAACATCCCAGGGCCATGGTTATCGAAGGGCAGGGGAGTTTGATGAATCCGATTTATCCTGGTGGTTTTGAAATCCTTGCTGCAGGTAGACCTCAGGCCGTGGTGCTGCAGCATGCTCCCGCCCGCAAGGAGTATGATGGGCTGCCCGGCTACCCCTTGCATTCTCTTGAAACCCAAATTCAGGCGATCGAAATGCTTTCGGGATGTCCCGTTGTGGCCATCACCATCAACCATGAGGGGCTTGAACCGGAGGCGGTTCCCTCTATATGTGAAGAGATCGCCGCGGCTACGGGATTGCCGACGGCCGATCCCCTACTTCAGAAGCTCGATGCCTTGGTTGACCTTTTTAAGGGCCGAATCGTATGA
- a CDS encoding YgaP family membrane protein, with product MKQNIGTIDRLIRIALAIIAAILLFTGQINGPLAVIIGVLGVIFLATGIFAFCPLYIPLGISTKGKKSK from the coding sequence ATGAAACAGAATATAGGAACCATTGACCGGCTCATACGGATCGCTCTTGCGATCATTGCGGCGATTTTGCTCTTCACAGGACAGATTAACGGCCCATTAGCCGTAATTATTGGAGTTCTCGGGGTGATATTCCTTGCTACCGGGATTTTTGCCTTCTGTCCACTCTACATCCCTCTCGGCATATCGACAAAAGGGAAAAAAAGTAAGTAG
- the ablB gene encoding putative beta-lysine N-acetyltransferase: protein MNDVMQQLEGALIQHGPDGDRIYLMALADEASATIAMQKDERLIASLLILYRERGYSKIFAKVPMKRVVPFLLAGFCMESTVPRLFRGQDDVAFLAYYGEEGKGRGMSQRRQVDREEMRSFQSLLAQVEQVSFPPLAGRFRWFHCVPDDIPEMAELYGRVFDRYPFPIDSPAYLKKTMESHVKYLGIRDREDRRLIALASVEYHAFSRCVEMTDFAVLPEARGAGLALFLLGRMEQETVEKKIPVAYTIARLKSLGMNATFLKGGYHYAGTLPNNTFIGGGLESMNVYYKVLLPACR, encoded by the coding sequence ATGAATGATGTTATGCAGCAGCTTGAGGGGGCTCTGATCCAACACGGCCCCGACGGAGATCGTATCTATCTCATGGCCTTGGCCGACGAGGCCTCCGCCACGATAGCCATGCAAAAGGATGAACGGCTTATAGCTTCACTTCTGATTCTCTATCGTGAACGTGGTTATTCAAAAATATTTGCCAAGGTTCCCATGAAACGGGTTGTTCCCTTCCTGCTGGCCGGCTTTTGCATGGAATCAACCGTCCCGCGGCTTTTTCGAGGTCAGGACGATGTCGCCTTTCTTGCCTACTATGGTGAAGAAGGGAAGGGGAGAGGGATGTCGCAACGTAGACAAGTCGATAGAGAAGAAATGAGATCCTTCCAAAGCCTGCTTGCACAGGTGGAACAGGTATCGTTTCCTCCTCTCGCTGGACGGTTTCGATGGTTCCATTGTGTTCCCGATGATATTCCGGAGATGGCGGAACTGTACGGTCGGGTCTTTGACCGTTACCCGTTTCCAATTGATAGCCCCGCATATCTGAAGAAGACTATGGAAAGCCATGTCAAGTATTTGGGTATTAGAGATAGAGAAGACAGGAGGCTGATCGCTCTTGCCTCGGTCGAATATCACGCTTTTTCCCGTTGTGTAGAAATGACCGATTTCGCAGTACTTCCCGAAGCCAGGGGGGCAGGCCTTGCTCTTTTTCTCCTCGGACGCATGGAACAGGAAACAGTGGAGAAAAAGATACCGGTAGCCTACACCATCGCCAGGCTGAAGAGCCTCGGCATGAATGCAACTTTCCTCAAAGGGGGCTATCACTATGCCGGGACTCTACCGAACAATACCTTCATCGGCGGTGGACTGGAAAGCATGAATGTCTATTATAAGGTGCTTCTGCCCGCTTGCCGATGA
- the kamA gene encoding lysine 2,3-aminomutase: MIKFPKKQSDLAEKIDNGAGFTKWRDWRWQLKHSIRSISSFETLTGIQFDKDKRQELEATVAQFPLSITPYYLSLIEKDDYQNDPIFLQSFADPRELVVQKWEREDPLHEDKDSPVEGLTHRYPDRVLFHVSNICSMYCRHCTRKRKVGDVDSIPNKNQIRKGIDYIRNTPSVRDVLLSGGDPLMLDDDYLDWILTELRRIEHVEIVRIGSRMPVVLPYRVTDDLVLMLKKHHPVWLNTHFNHPRELTHASRTALAKLADAGIPLGNQSVLLAGVNDCPRLMKTLVQKLVYSRVRPYYLYQCDLSEGLTHFRTPVGKGIEILESLIGHTSGFSVPTYVIDAPGGGGKIPIMPNYLLSWSPNKVVLRNYEGVITTYREPEQYHNPGCDGTCEECTLQLKFADAEERNAIGIEKLLSEWDETYSLTPEDNERIGRRNE, encoded by the coding sequence ATGATTAAATTCCCCAAGAAACAGAGCGATCTAGCTGAAAAAATAGATAATGGAGCCGGTTTTACCAAATGGAGAGATTGGCGATGGCAGTTGAAACATTCAATACGAAGTATATCAAGCTTTGAGACCCTTACCGGAATACAATTTGATAAAGATAAGCGGCAAGAACTCGAGGCAACGGTAGCCCAATTTCCCCTTTCTATTACTCCCTATTACCTCAGCCTGATTGAGAAGGATGATTACCAAAACGATCCCATTTTCCTTCAATCCTTTGCCGATCCCAGGGAGTTGGTGGTCCAGAAGTGGGAACGGGAAGATCCTCTTCATGAAGATAAGGATAGTCCTGTGGAGGGGCTAACCCACCGTTATCCAGATCGGGTTCTTTTCCATGTCAGCAATATATGTTCCATGTATTGCCGCCACTGTACCAGAAAGCGAAAAGTAGGTGATGTCGATTCCATTCCAAATAAAAATCAGATCAGGAAGGGTATTGATTATATTCGAAATACTCCATCGGTCCGTGATGTCCTGCTTTCCGGCGGCGATCCTCTTATGCTTGACGACGACTATCTCGATTGGATTCTGACTGAACTACGCAGGATCGAGCATGTTGAAATTGTTAGAATTGGGAGCCGCATGCCTGTGGTCTTACCCTATCGTGTCACCGATGATCTGGTTTTGATGCTCAAGAAGCATCATCCGGTCTGGCTTAACACCCATTTCAATCATCCTAGAGAGCTGACACATGCAAGTAGGACCGCCCTCGCAAAGCTTGCCGATGCAGGGATTCCTCTGGGAAACCAATCGGTACTGCTTGCCGGGGTGAACGATTGCCCCAGACTCATGAAAACCCTTGTGCAGAAGCTGGTTTATTCCAGAGTCAGACCCTACTATCTGTATCAGTGCGATCTCTCCGAAGGGCTTACCCACTTTCGGACCCCGGTGGGAAAGGGGATTGAAATTCTCGAAAGTCTGATCGGACATACCTCCGGTTTTTCCGTTCCCACCTATGTGATCGATGCCCCGGGAGGCGGGGGAAAGATCCCGATCATGCCGAACTATCTTTTGAGCTGGTCCCCCAACAAGGTCGTGCTTCGTAACTATGAGGGTGTTATTACTACCTATCGTGAGCCCGAGCAATATCACAACCCAGGCTGTGACGGTACGTGTGAAGAGTGCACCCTTCAATTGAAATTTGCCGATGCCGAAGAGCGAAACGCCATCGGTATCGAAAAGCTTCTCTCTGAATGGGACGAAACCTATTCCCTTACCCCTGAAGATAATGAAAGGATCGGTCGACGCAATGAATGA
- a CDS encoding formate--tetrahydrofolate ligase, which yields MAKKLDPTIMQDWEIAAEAEKSMKPIQQLAEEFGVLTEELLPYGHYLGKLDYRKILSRLVDRPNGKYVDVTAITPTPLGEGKTTTTMGLVEGLGLLGKKVSGAIRQPSGGPTFNIKGSAAGGGLSLCVPMTEFSLGLTGDIDTITNAHNLAMVAMTARMQHEFNYGDDVLERKKLKRLNIDPYNPAIGWAIDFSAQALREIIIGIGDKMDGFMMKSGFQITVSSELMAILAVARDLKDLRSRIARMQIAWDRKGNPVTAADLEVDGAMTAIMVKAMDPTLMQTIEGQPVLVHAGPFANIAIGQSSIIADRIGLKLSEYHVTESGFGADIGFEKFWNLKCRYSGFVPDAAVIVATIRALKMHGGGPRVTPGKPLDEAYTSENVALVEKGCENLIAHIENVKKSGITPVVCINHFYMDSEKEIAAVRKAAEEAGARVALSRHWELGGEGAKDLAGAVVEACEEKSDFRFLYETSMPQKQRIELIAREIYGAEAVSYTPEADAKLRRIQDDTNLASMGTCMVKTQLSLSHDPELKGRPKGWTLPVTDVLVYQGAELIVPVAGGIKLLPGTASDPAFRRIDVDTETGKVTGLF from the coding sequence ATGGCGAAAAAGCTTGATCCGACTATTATGCAAGATTGGGAGATTGCCGCAGAAGCTGAAAAAAGTATGAAACCTATTCAGCAGCTGGCTGAAGAATTTGGGGTCTTAACCGAAGAGCTTCTTCCCTACGGCCATTATCTGGGAAAACTTGATTACCGAAAGATTCTTTCTCGTCTGGTCGATAGGCCGAATGGGAAGTATGTCGATGTTACCGCTATAACTCCGACACCCCTTGGGGAGGGGAAAACCACAACGACCATGGGGCTTGTCGAAGGGCTTGGTCTTCTCGGAAAAAAAGTTTCGGGAGCAATCAGGCAGCCTTCCGGTGGACCCACCTTTAATATCAAGGGATCGGCTGCCGGCGGCGGTTTGAGCCTTTGTGTGCCGATGACGGAATTCAGTCTCGGCCTTACCGGGGATATTGATACCATCACTAATGCACACAATCTTGCTATGGTGGCAATGACGGCCAGAATGCAGCATGAGTTTAATTATGGTGATGATGTTTTAGAAAGAAAGAAGCTAAAGCGACTTAATATCGATCCCTATAATCCCGCAATTGGATGGGCCATTGATTTTTCCGCCCAGGCGCTCAGGGAGATCATCATTGGAATTGGCGACAAGATGGACGGCTTTATGATGAAGAGCGGTTTTCAGATTACCGTCTCTTCGGAATTGATGGCCATTCTTGCCGTTGCCAGGGATTTAAAAGATCTTCGAAGTCGTATCGCCCGTATGCAGATTGCTTGGGACCGAAAAGGCAATCCTGTTACTGCCGCGGACCTCGAAGTGGACGGTGCCATGACAGCCATCATGGTGAAGGCGATGGATCCGACCCTTATGCAGACCATTGAAGGGCAGCCTGTACTTGTTCATGCCGGCCCCTTTGCCAACATTGCCATTGGGCAATCCTCCATTATTGCGGATCGTATCGGTTTGAAACTTTCGGAATACCATGTAACCGAGAGTGGATTCGGTGCGGATATTGGATTTGAGAAGTTCTGGAATCTTAAGTGCCGCTACAGCGGTTTCGTGCCCGATGCCGCCGTTATCGTTGCCACGATCAGAGCCTTAAAGATGCATGGCGGAGGCCCCAGGGTTACGCCGGGAAAGCCCCTTGATGAGGCCTACACCAGTGAAAATGTTGCGCTTGTTGAGAAGGGATGTGAGAATCTTATTGCCCATATTGAGAATGTCAAAAAAAGTGGTATCACACCGGTGGTTTGCATCAACCATTTTTATATGGATAGCGAAAAGGAGATTGCTGCGGTTAGGAAAGCGGCCGAAGAAGCGGGTGCCAGAGTTGCTCTTTCCAGGCATTGGGAATTAGGGGGCGAAGGGGCCAAAGATCTTGCCGGTGCGGTTGTCGAGGCTTGCGAAGAGAAGAGCGACTTCCGGTTCCTGTATGAAACCTCTATGCCTCAAAAGCAACGGATAGAACTCATTGCCCGAGAAATCTACGGTGCAGAGGCTGTCTCCTATACGCCGGAAGCGGATGCGAAGCTTCGCCGGATTCAGGATGATACTAATCTCGCTTCCATGGGGACCTGTATGGTGAAGACCCAGTTGAGTCTCTCCCACGATCCGGAACTGAAAGGCCGGCCAAAGGGATGGACCCTTCCCGTTACGGATGTTCTTGTCTATCAGGGAGCCGAACTTATCGTTCCCGTTGCGGGCGGAATAAAGCTCTTACCGGGTACTGCATCGGACCCGGCCTTTCGCCGGATAGATGTAGATACCGAGACCGGCAAGGTTACCGGACTGTTCTGA
- a CDS encoding hexokinase family protein produces the protein MKDIDGFLAEKGLLPESVSFEEGVAGFLTEMERGLQGESSSLAMIPAWVAAEGEVPKGKPVIVLDAGGTNFRSATFHFNSDGEPVMEHFSKSAMPGTGGPVGRESFFEQIAEKMESSVADADTIGFCFSYPTEILPNRDGRLIRFTKEVEAPEVEGALIGESLNRALLKRYGTSPKQITVLNDTVATMLAGKARSGEGRYSGYIGFIFGTGTNCSYLERTEAIGTLKAPAPGAYMAINMETGGYAGFLGGEIDRDFFASTDKPDLFHFEKMISGAYLGPLCLAAAVRASKEGLFSASLADYFQAKQSMTTVEMDRYLHEPRDREHPFFQKASNDEDRKNLFLLFDSIVARAAKLAAISLAAVVLKTGEGKDPTVPVAIVADGTTFYKTWALAERTRCYLFRELTEKHGRYVRFLSVDNAPVIGAAVAGLLN, from the coding sequence ATGAAGGATATCGACGGGTTCCTTGCCGAGAAGGGACTGCTTCCCGAGAGCGTTTCTTTCGAAGAGGGGGTTGCGGGATTTCTCACTGAAATGGAAAGAGGGCTTCAGGGCGAATCCTCAAGCCTTGCCATGATCCCTGCCTGGGTTGCCGCCGAGGGTGAGGTGCCGAAGGGGAAGCCCGTAATCGTCCTTGATGCGGGTGGAACAAATTTTCGTTCGGCTACCTTTCACTTCAATAGCGATGGAGAGCCGGTGATGGAGCATTTCTCGAAGAGTGCGATGCCTGGAACCGGGGGGCCTGTCGGGCGGGAATCTTTTTTCGAGCAGATTGCCGAAAAGATGGAATCATCCGTAGCCGATGCCGATACCATCGGATTTTGTTTTTCCTATCCCACGGAAATTCTGCCCAATAGAGACGGGCGTCTCATTCGTTTCACCAAGGAAGTTGAAGCGCCGGAGGTAGAGGGCGCTCTCATCGGAGAGTCCCTTAACCGGGCGTTGCTGAAACGGTACGGTACTTCGCCGAAGCAGATTACGGTCCTTAACGATACCGTTGCAACAATGCTTGCGGGGAAGGCCAGAAGCGGAGAAGGGCGTTACTCAGGGTATATCGGTTTTATCTTCGGGACGGGAACCAATTGTTCATATCTGGAACGGACCGAGGCTATTGGAACCCTCAAGGCGCCTGCTCCCGGGGCCTATATGGCCATCAACATGGAGACCGGGGGATATGCTGGTTTCCTCGGAGGCGAGATCGACCGTGATTTTTTTGCCTCCACCGATAAACCTGACTTATTCCATTTTGAGAAGATGATATCCGGAGCCTATCTGGGCCCCCTTTGCCTTGCTGCTGCGGTGCGTGCTTCGAAAGAGGGGCTTTTTTCCGCTTCCCTTGCGGACTATTTTCAGGCAAAGCAATCAATGACTACGGTGGAGATGGATCGTTACCTTCACGAACCACGGGATCGTGAGCATCCTTTTTTTCAGAAGGCCTCAAACGATGAAGATCGGAAGAATCTTTTCCTCTTGTTTGATTCCATTGTTGCCAGGGCCGCGAAGCTTGCCGCCATCAGTTTGGCTGCGGTTGTGTTGAAAACCGGAGAAGGGAAAGATCCAACTGTTCCTGTTGCCATTGTTGCCGACGGAACCACCTTTTATAAGACCTGGGCCCTTGCCGAACGAACCCGATGTTATCTTTTTCGTGAGCTGACCGAGAAACATGGCCGTTATGTACGATTCCTTTCTGTTGATAATGCACCGGTGATAGGTGCCGCCGTTGCTGGTTTGCTTAATTAG
- a CDS encoding cation:proton antiporter encodes MELNVFLYLSAIFLAAFVMKGVTGKLKIPEVTGYVLVGVMLGVSVLRLLSSSVLDHLSSVSTIALGIIAFIIGVELRIDVIKKLGKTILFIVLFECLTAFAFVYIGIMLLFPGNPETALLLGAVASATAPAATVAVIKQYGAKGPLTSTIMAVVGIDDAMALIIYVIASAFVKASIIGGQVHVSKIILSTLVSIGESLALGVFAAFLFGSILKKSRSTDWIRLLLAATILGLLGLSELLGCSELLAVMVFGAMMINRFPVLGKKSSSIIDDLSPYFLAAFFILGGAHLDLRSISKIGIMGLAYFGLRSCGKIGGASLGAILGKAPKNVRNNIGLALLPQVGVALALALSINKEFTKPEYGSAGAGMASAIINILLFTTVITEVVGPLLTRFALRRSGEAKGSSDHAPQGG; translated from the coding sequence ATGGAATTGAACGTATTTCTCTATCTGTCGGCAATATTTCTTGCCGCCTTCGTCATGAAAGGAGTTACAGGGAAGCTGAAAATTCCCGAAGTAACAGGATACGTATTGGTCGGCGTCATGCTTGGTGTGTCGGTCTTACGGCTCCTCTCTTCCTCGGTCCTTGACCACCTTTCCTCGGTTTCCACCATTGCTCTTGGCATTATTGCCTTTATCATCGGTGTGGAGCTTCGGATTGACGTGATCAAGAAACTTGGAAAGACGATCCTTTTTATTGTTTTGTTTGAATGTCTGACCGCCTTTGCCTTTGTTTACATTGGTATTATGCTGCTTTTCCCTGGAAACCCCGAGACGGCGCTTTTGTTGGGGGCCGTTGCCTCTGCCACGGCCCCGGCCGCCACCGTTGCCGTTATTAAGCAGTATGGTGCCAAAGGGCCCCTTACCAGTACCATCATGGCGGTTGTCGGTATTGATGACGCGATGGCGCTTATTATCTATGTTATCGCGTCCGCTTTTGTTAAGGCGTCCATCATCGGTGGACAGGTTCACGTATCGAAGATTATCCTTTCCACTCTCGTCTCGATCGGAGAATCTCTGGCCCTTGGCGTCTTCGCTGCTTTTCTGTTCGGTAGTATATTGAAAAAGAGTAGAAGCACCGATTGGATCAGACTGTTACTTGCCGCTACGATTCTGGGGCTCCTGGGGCTAAGTGAACTGCTGGGGTGTTCCGAGTTGCTGGCGGTTATGGTATTTGGTGCCATGATGATTAATCGTTTCCCGGTGCTTGGAAAAAAGAGTAGTTCAATCATCGACGACTTAAGTCCTTACTTCCTTGCCGCTTTTTTTATCCTTGGAGGAGCTCATCTTGATCTCCGTTCGATCAGCAAGATCGGTATCATGGGATTGGCCTATTTCGGACTGAGGAGCTGTGGTAAAATCGGAGGGGCTTCGCTGGGAGCGATACTTGGCAAAGCACCGAAGAATGTTCGTAATAATATCGGCCTGGCGCTTCTGCCTCAGGTGGGAGTAGCCCTTGCCCTTGCCTTGTCGATTAATAAAGAGTTCACCAAGCCTGAATATGGTTCGGCCGGTGCTGGGATGGCTAGTGCCATCATTAATATATTGCTTTTTACCACGGTGATAACCGAAGTGGTTGGACCGTTGCTGACGCGTTTCGCCTTGCGAAGGTCCGGGGAAGCGAAGGGTTCTTCAGATCACGCTCCCCAAGGAGGATGA
- a CDS encoding PTS sugar transporter subunit IIA, producing the protein MKKLYEYLDEKNMLFTDSSVKDDILETMVDVCFSAGKVKDLEEFKTAIFEREAIMSTGIGLGIAVPHAKIGCVEDFFITVAILGEEVDWGAIDDKPVSIVFLIGGPENQQTEYLGILSKIVLFTKSETRRKALSSATTPEEVIKIFRPLN; encoded by the coding sequence ATGAAGAAGCTGTATGAGTATCTCGATGAGAAAAATATGCTCTTTACCGATTCATCGGTGAAGGATGACATTTTGGAAACGATGGTTGATGTCTGTTTCTCCGCGGGGAAGGTGAAGGACCTTGAGGAGTTCAAGACTGCCATCTTTGAACGAGAAGCGATCATGAGCACAGGGATCGGTCTTGGAATAGCGGTCCCTCATGCAAAGATCGGGTGTGTTGAAGATTTTTTTATTACCGTCGCCATCCTTGGAGAAGAGGTGGACTGGGGCGCCATCGATGATAAACCTGTCTCTATTGTCTTCCTTATTGGCGGCCCGGAAAATCAGCAAACCGAGTATCTTGGGATACTTTCGAAAATTGTTCTATTTACGAAGAGTGAAACAAGAAGAAAGGCCCTATCCTCGGCTACGACACCGGAAGAGGTTATCAAAATCTTTCGTCCTCTTAACTGA
- a CDS encoding response regulator — protein MNDDIINVLIIDDTPINLALLHDVLEVNGCKVFVAQDGRKGAELAKNRQPDIVLLDVMMPDFDGFETCRLLQSDEHTKDIPVIFLSALSDMESTLKGFRAGAVDYVTKPLRQEEVLARIQVQVELKRSRERIRELERRNTVLAMAVTTAHEITQPLTILKGALDLLSMEIEVHDISRAMEYVDRCRTAAARIERLMEKYRSDVGVGIGEYGGGSSMVLFPEKSD, from the coding sequence ATGAATGATGACATCATCAATGTTTTGATTATCGATGATACTCCGATTAACCTTGCCTTGCTGCACGATGTGCTGGAGGTTAATGGCTGCAAGGTCTTTGTCGCTCAGGACGGACGAAAGGGGGCTGAGCTTGCAAAGAATCGGCAACCGGACATTGTTCTTCTTGATGTCATGATGCCCGATTTCGACGGCTTTGAAACCTGCCGACTTTTACAAAGTGATGAACACACCAAAGATATTCCCGTGATCTTTCTTTCTGCTCTTTCCGATATGGAAAGCACATTAAAAGGGTTTCGTGCTGGGGCTGTGGATTATGTAACCAAACCCCTCAGACAGGAAGAGGTCCTCGCACGGATACAGGTACAGGTTGAATTGAAGCGGAGCCGTGAGCGTATCCGTGAACTGGAACGAAGGAATACCGTTCTTGCCATGGCGGTCACAACGGCCCATGAAATAACACAGCCCCTGACTATTTTGAAAGGTGCTCTTGATTTACTTTCCATGGAAATCGAGGTCCATGATATATCGAGAGCCATGGAATATGTCGATCGCTGCCGGACGGCTGCGGCCCGCATAGAACGACTTATGGAGAAGTATCGATCAGATGTAGGTGTCGGTATCGGAGAATATGGGGGCGGGAGTTCGATGGTTCTTTTCCCGGAAAAGTCGGATTAG